One window of the Triticum dicoccoides isolate Atlit2015 ecotype Zavitan chromosome 3B, WEW_v2.0, whole genome shotgun sequence genome contains the following:
- the LOC119279413 gene encoding uncharacterized protein LOC119279413, with translation MAAPFVYLRPTVEDDGTGEQALMRAALDGNLVRLKRIVKKLTKRNGDLSAIFSINTNGCNVLHLAACEGHLEVCRYLVEELGGDVNAPGIGDVAEGATPFMLSAQSGHVSTVKYFLDHGGRLGRLPVELAAIRDCMEEVEMLFPVTSPIPNVPNWTIAGVISHAKIEEKKPIEQRHLERRKSLFKSHADKAFKQKDYKMATKFYDLAIEHAESATLYANRSLCKLLMDDGEGALSDALMCRMLRPDWAKACYRQGAAHMLLKEYKQACDALLDAQNLDPGNAEIEGELRKARELMKNPLGKGEQ, from the exons ATGGCGGCGCCGTTTGTCTACCTCCGCCCCACCGTCGAGGACGACGGCACCG GTGAGCAGGCTCTCATGAGGGCCGCCCTCGACGGCAACCTCGTCCGCCTCAAAC GTATTGTAAAGAAACTTACCAAAAGAAATGGCGACCTGTCGGCCATTTTTTCTATCAACACGAACGGATGTAATGTGTTGCATCTTGCGGCATGCGAAGGCCATTTGGAGGTTTGCAGGTACCTAGTGGAGGAGCTTGGAGGAGATGTAAATGCTCCTGGGATTGGAGATGTAGCTGAAG GTGCGACTCCATTTATGTTGTCTGCTCAGTCTGGTCATGTTTCTACTGTCAAGTATTTTCTTGATCATGGtggcagg TTGGGTAGGTTGCCAGTAGAGCTTGCTGCGATACGCGATTGCATGGAAGAGGTTGAAATGTTGTTTCCTGTGACTTCTCCAATTCCAAATGTCCCAAACTGGACTATTGCAggagtaatttctcatgcaaaaattGAAGAAAAGAAGCCAATT GAGCAACGGCACCTTGAAAGAAGAAAAAGTTTGTTCAAGTCACATGCTGATAAGGCATTCAAGCAGAAGGACTATAAGATGGCAACAAAGTTCTATGATTTG GCAATAGAGCATGCAGAGAGTGCAACACTGTATGCAAACAGGAGTCTTTGTAAACTGCTCATGGATGATGGTGAAGGTGCTTTGTCAGATGCTCTCATGTGCAGAATGCTGCGACCTGATTGGGCAAAAGCTTGCTACCGTCAAGGTGCAGCTCACATGCTACTCAAG GAGTATAAACAAGCCTGTGATGCTCTCTTGGACGCACAAAATTTGGATCCTGGGAATGCCGAAATCGAGGGTGAACTACG GAAGGCTAGGGAACTCATGAAGAACCCTCTGGGCAAAGGCGAGCAGTGA